The window TCGCGGAGCAGCCGCAGGACGATGTCGAGCTCGGTGTGGATCAGGGCCGGCGCCGGCGTCCGGTTGTACTTGTCGATGATCTCGCGCCAGGTGGTCGAAAGATACTCGATGTCGGACTTGATGGTTTCCTCGCTCAAGCCCTCGGAAGCGGTGCGGACGATGAAGCCGCCTTCTTCCGGCCGGTAAGTCCGGATGATGTCGCGAAGCCGGCGGCGCTCGATGTCATCGCCGATCCGCCGCGAGGTGCCGATCTTGTCCCAAGTCGGCATGTAGACCACCGAGCGGCCGGGCAGCGAGATGTGGCTGGTGACCCGGGCGCCCTTGGTGCTGATCGGCCCGCGGGCCACCTGGACCAAGACTTCCTGGCCGGGCCGGAGCAGGTCTTGGATGTTCTGGCGATCGCGCCAGCGCTTGCGCGGCTTGGCTTCCTTCTCGCCGTCCTCGGACTCGATGTCGCCCAGCTCCTCGTTGACGTCGCTGACGTAGAGGAAGGCGGCCTTCTCCATCCCGATCTCGACGAAGGCGGCCTGCATGCCGGGCAAGACTCTTTGGACCTTGCCCTTGTAGATGTTGCCGACGTAGGCGACTTCCTTGGCCCGCTCATAGTAAACTTCGCTGACCACGCCCTTTTCCAAATAGGCGACGCGCTTCTCCTTGGAAGTCACGTTCACGATCAATTCTTTTGCCATGCGTTAAATAGAGGGGATCACTCGACCTCAAAATGGGCATCCACTTTGCGGATCCGGCTTCCCGACCAGGCGCCCTTCCCTTCGGGGAAAAGCGCTTCGAGCACTTCGCTGGGGCGAATGCTGCCCGAGGTCTGGCCAAAATGGGTCACCAGATGAAGACGGTTCGGAGCGACCACCTCGATATCCTTGATGTAGGGTCGAATATCGACCGATTTTTGTTTCTTTTCGCGTCGCCGCTCGATTCGAACTTCCGTCGAATTTTTTAAGTGCTGCACTCGACCCGGCAAGTCGCCGGGATTCGCCGTCTCGAAGCTTTGAACGTCGATGGAGTAGACTTGCTCCCGCATCGCGGCGTTCAGCGACCGGCCCTTTTGAGGCAAGGTCCGAGCTTCGGTGAGAACGACTCCGGCCGGCAACACCTCGTTGACCCGGGCGAGGAATTCCGCGGGCTCCACGAAGTGAATG of the bacterium genome contains:
- a CDS encoding TIGR03936 family radical SAM-associated protein, encoding TDKCSDCGVCDFRKTLNVNFRYLPGEEKVQAFSTRGRRLKNEPEQSLGNPPAVPRKFEAKPIEQRIRARFTKLGEAAFLSHLDLATLIHRALKRAAIPVGYSQGFNPAMRVSLSPPQPVGVESEAEFMDIELIHFVEPAEFLARVNEVLPAGVVLTEARTLPQKGRSLNAAMREQVYSIDVQSFETANPGDLPGRVQHLKNSTEVRIERRREKKQKSVDIRPYIKDIEVVAPNRLHLVTHFGQTSGSIRPSEVLEALFPEGKGAWSGSRIRKVDAHFEVE